The DNA segment TCCTATCCCAACCGCGAGCTGCCGGTCGACCCGGCCGATTTCCACTACTATCCCGACGGGCAGAGTTTCAACCACCCGAACTGGAGAGTGGAGATGCCGTTCAGCCTCAGCGCCAGCAGCGGGCTTTACGGCCTGAGCTATTTCTACATGCGGGAGCATCAGAACAACTACAAGGCCGACATCGACTTCCAGCTCAACCGGACCAACCGGGCCAAAATGGGCCTCATGGGCACGTTCTTCGAGAACGACATGTTCTCCGTCGATTTCATGAAACTGTCCCGCGACCTGTCCAACGAGTTCAACTACAAGCCGCGGATGTACGCCTTCTACCTGCAGAACCGCACCGACCTGGGTGATTTTGTCTTCGACTACGGGCTGCGCTACGACGGGTTCCAGCCACGCGCCAACTGGGGCGTGCGCTACGGCGACCAGTGGGGCCAGGACTATTTCCCCAAGAACCTGAGCAAGGTCTCGCCCCGCTTCGACGTGGCTTTCCCGGTGACCGAGAAAAGCCAGTTGCGCTTCTCCTACGGCGTGTTCACCCAGTTGCCCAGCATGGCTTTCATCTACAGCGGCGAAAACACGGGCGACCTGGACTACAGCCGCACCGACGCCTTCGAGGCCGGCCTGAGCTATCTGATCAGCGACAACTCGGTGCTGGACGTGGTGGCCTACTACCGCGACGTGCAGGGCAACCTGGCCCTCAAGGAATACTTCCGCGATTACAATGAGTATTACAGCCAACGCCGCATCCGCGAGTATTTCACCGGCTACACCAACCGTGACAACGGCAACATCAAGGGTATGGACATCACCCTGCGGCGCCGTTTCGCCGAGAGTTTCTCTTTCAACCTGATGTACACAATGCAGTTCTCCCGCACCACCGGCAGCCAGTACAACTCCACCTCCTCCTGGGGCATTTTCATCGATCCGGCCACCGGCGAGCAGTACCAGCCGCCGGATGAAATCCGCCCGATCGACGGGGACATCACCCACAAGCTGTCGGTGAATGTCAACCACATGTTCCCCGAGGATTTCCATTCCGGCACCTGGATCAACACCGTGCTCGGCAATGTGCGCTCCTACGCCATGTTCAGCCTGTCCAGCGGCCAGCCCCTGGTCGACCGGATCGTGCACGGCGGCGATGCCACCGAGGTTTCCTGGCTCACCCGCAGCGGCGGCCAGATGGTCGGCGGCCTGAACTATTTCCGCGGTCCCTGGGACTACAACCTCGACCTGCGTTTCAGCAAGACTTTCAGCCTGGGCGGCAGCCGCCGTCTCAGCGTGTTCAGCGAGATATTCAACGCCCTGAACAAGAAGAACAACGCTGCCTACCCCCAGGGCTACACCTACGAGGGAGCGAGCACGATCACCGGCGGGCTGGACCTGCTCTGGAGCGATGATCTGCTGCCGGAGCAGAAAGTCAGGTTCAACGCGGATTTCAACCAGGACGGTATCCTGAGCGTGATGGAGGCGGCCAAGGGAAGCATCGCCTCCAGCGCGATCAATTCCATGTCGAATCAAGCCTGGGGCATGGCGCGCCAGATCCGATGCGGTCTGGAATACAGCTTCTGAAAACCGTGCTGAGGACAACCGTGGCACTGGTTCGTCAACTGAGCAACCGGATCAACACTCGGAGAGTTCCAATGAACAGGCATCTGCTTCTGATATTCGTCATTGCCGCTTTGCTGTCGGCTCTGGCAAGCGTGGCCCTCGGTGAGGTCAAGACCGAGTACACCGCCCAGGGCAACAACGTGGGGGCGATAATCGGCACCGGCTACGGCGGGCCTTTCTGGGGCCGGGCCCAGTTCCCGCGCGGCTCGGGTAATTTCTACGGCACCCACGATGACTCCAAGTGGAACAAGGATTCCGATGACACCCGCATCAACTGGGGCGTCAGCATCGCCCGCGACCTGAACGGGGACGGCGTGTCGGACGACACGCTGTACAACAAGTACCGCGGGGCGCACATCTACGGCTGCAACAACAGCCTGGAGTCGTACGATCTGCTCTCCGGCCTTTACAACTCGGGCAACAATATGTTCGAGGCGGCCTCCCGCGCCGAGGTCAACCGGGTCTATTCCTCGCTCGACCCCGAGGACCTGGCGGCCTGGCCGGCCGAGTTCCGCCAGGGCCGCACCGCTGAGGGTGACCCGATCCTCATCGGCGCCGAAACGGTCTGCGTCCGCTTCGGGGACGCTTTCCACGAAGCCGGCGACGCCATGGGTGTGTCCATGGAATACCGCTTCCACATGCTCAATTTCGGCGAGAGCAACAATATGGTTTACGGGCATGTGTTCATCCGCAACATGTCCGAGTACAACAAGTGGAACCCGCTCAAAAAGTACGCCGCCCAGATGCAGTCCACGCCGGACGGCCAGGTCTGGAAGGGCTGGCAGTACCATTTCGCCATGACCCGCATGCGCATCGGCGCCCGGGATGAGGGCTGGATAATCAACTGCCCCTACAATATCCTGGGACAGGTGGACCGTGACAATGCCGAGGCCTCCTTCGCCGGCAACGTCCCGGCCATGATCGCGCAGATGGCGCTGCGCCTGCCCTCGTTCAGGGGCGAAACCATGGAGCTGACCAACGCCAACGCCATGGCCTGGAACTGCGAGTACGGTTACTGCGACGCCC comes from the bacterium genome and includes:
- a CDS encoding TonB-dependent receptor, giving the protein MTGVMHFLKTTGLALIAAALLFGPASSVRAQLNTSKIEGVVRDKTTGQPLVGAQVQIEGTRLGNVTNADGYYFILNAPPGRRSIVFSYTGYQKVIVAEQLLLAGQTTTVNADLSSTVVEIEGITVQGESEVLVPRDNTVSKQRLTSDRISESPISKLEDLLVLEPGVQIGGEGGMARGLRIRGGRLGEESMVVDGVIVRNYTANPFRSGYGWIYEQEAGSLGEDTTPLEVSTNAVEQVDIITGGFQAEYGNAQSGIINIVTREGGYQLKGSARLTTDEQNPRTADYGYNQLQMDLGGPVPGIPNLFYHGSGEIQGMADRYPTHADEGFRGVNQEFVDHLNDAVHNDPVFRKLMPVYTLEELQKGRQSYADLTGKSASLWSPANPVRLPGNWMDRTLASGKITYSPISALKLISSVNFSRNQNSYPQSYFDNGIVTKSQFPYRDWSKDADTTLYIPQSLARRTRTSNTLLGFDWTFLQGVKRNASLQFRYTNMRNQDVNSASQKTNYTHDTSFLSWTPHDAQFEVESYPNRELPVDPADFHYYPDGQSFNHPNWRVEMPFSLSASSGLYGLSYFYMREHQNNYKADIDFQLNRTNRAKMGLMGTFFENDMFSVDFMKLSRDLSNEFNYKPRMYAFYLQNRTDLGDFVFDYGLRYDGFQPRANWGVRYGDQWGQDYFPKNLSKVSPRFDVAFPVTEKSQLRFSYGVFTQLPSMAFIYSGENTGDLDYSRTDAFEAGLSYLISDNSVLDVVAYYRDVQGNLALKEYFRDYNEYYSQRRIREYFTGYTNRDNGNIKGMDITLRRRFAESFSFNLMYTMQFSRTTGSQYNSTSSWGIFIDPATGEQYQPPDEIRPIDGDITHKLSVNVNHMFPEDFHSGTWINTVLGNVRSYAMFSLSSGQPLVDRIVHGGDATEVSWLTRSGGQMVGGLNYFRGPWDYNLDLRFSKTFSLGGSRRLSVFSEIFNALNKKNNAAYPQGYTYEGASTITGGLDLLWSDDLLPEQKVRFNADFNQDGILSVMEAAKGSIASSAINSMSNQAWGMARQIRCGLEYSF